From one Rubrobacter xylanophilus genomic stretch:
- the selA gene encoding L-seryl-tRNA(Sec) selenium transferase: MLDAERQSLLRKLPAVDAVLRGPAARLAERHGRAATAAAVREVLEGLRREIASGGSPDVSGEAVAGGAARLLSGRGLRRVVNATGVVLHTNLGRAVLSEHAAEAAVRAATRYSNLEYDLSSGRRGSRYDHAVPLLRQLTGAEDALVVNNCAGATLLALSALAGDGEEGPPEVVVSRGQLIEIGGGFRIPEVLELSGVTLREVGTTNRTRLSDYERALSGRTSAILWVHPSNFEIRGFTEAVGVSELATLGPPVVADLGSGALMPVGGEPLVQTAVREGAELVLFSGDKLLGGPQAGIAVGSARLVRRMRRHPLVRALRADKLCLAALEATLRAYLEGRAEEEIPAQRMLREPAEELEARARRLASSVARAAPGLEVEVVPSVARSGGGTLPGHEIPSRAVRVSGTDPEALAARLRDAEPPVVGWVHEGSLLLDVRTLLPGDEEAVVEALRGAVRG; the protein is encoded by the coding sequence ATGCTGGACGCCGAGAGGCAGAGCCTTCTGAGAAAGCTCCCAGCGGTCGACGCGGTGCTCCGCGGCCCCGCCGCGCGCCTCGCAGAGCGCCACGGCCGGGCCGCGACCGCTGCGGCGGTGCGCGAGGTGCTGGAGGGGCTGCGGCGCGAGATAGCCTCCGGGGGCTCTCCCGACGTCTCCGGGGAGGCGGTCGCCGGAGGGGCGGCCCGCCTGCTCTCCGGCCGCGGGCTGCGGCGGGTGGTGAACGCCACCGGGGTAGTGCTCCACACCAACCTGGGACGCGCGGTGCTCTCGGAGCATGCGGCGGAGGCCGCGGTGCGGGCCGCCACCCGCTACTCCAACCTGGAGTACGACCTGTCCTCCGGGCGGCGGGGCTCCCGCTACGACCACGCCGTGCCGCTCCTCCGACAGCTCACCGGGGCGGAGGACGCCCTGGTGGTCAACAACTGCGCGGGAGCGACGCTTCTGGCCCTCTCGGCGCTGGCCGGGGATGGGGAGGAAGGTCCACCGGAGGTAGTGGTCTCGCGGGGACAGCTCATCGAGATCGGGGGCGGTTTCCGCATCCCGGAGGTGCTGGAGCTCTCGGGGGTGACCTTGCGGGAGGTCGGCACCACCAATCGCACCCGGCTCTCGGACTACGAGCGGGCCCTGAGCGGGAGGACCAGCGCCATCCTGTGGGTGCACCCGTCGAACTTCGAGATCCGGGGCTTCACCGAGGCCGTCGGGGTCTCCGAGCTCGCCACCCTCGGCCCCCCGGTGGTCGCCGACTTGGGCAGCGGGGCGCTGATGCCGGTGGGCGGCGAGCCTTTGGTTCAGACCGCCGTGCGGGAGGGGGCAGAGCTGGTGCTCTTCTCCGGCGACAAGCTGCTCGGCGGACCGCAGGCCGGGATCGCCGTGGGGTCGGCGCGCCTCGTACGGCGGATGCGCCGCCATCCGCTGGTCCGGGCGCTGCGGGCGGACAAGCTGTGTCTCGCGGCGCTGGAGGCGACGCTGCGGGCCTACCTGGAGGGCCGCGCGGAGGAGGAGATCCCGGCGCAGCGGATGCTCCGGGAGCCCGCGGAGGAGTTGGAGGCCCGGGCCCGGCGGCTGGCCTCCTCCGTCGCCCGGGCGGCTCCCGGCCTCGAGGTCGAGGTGGTGCCCTCGGTCGCCCGCAGCGGCGGGGGCACCCTGCCGGGGCACGAGATTCCCTCCCGTGCCGTCCGGGTCTCGGGGACGGACCCGGAGGCGCTCGCCGCGCGCCTGCGTGATGCGGAGCCGCCGGTGGTGGGGTGGGTGCACGAGGGGAGCCTCCTACTGGACGTGCGGACGCTCCTTCCCGGCGACGAGGAGGCCGTGGTGGAGGCGCTGCGGGGGGCCGTCCGTGGGTGA
- a CDS encoding zinc-dependent metalloprotease — MRDEAMISWGAARTIAVAVAARSETPPASGFDYPAAVEKATDALSGFTGIEPPRSPAGERQLRVADRAEWIDFNIEGFGALMEPVLKRAAQNAGALALAFGGVTLTAQVGLLLGFLSSRVLGQYDTGPLLARERAGRPGKVFFLDGNISAAAARLRVPADGMRLWIVLHEMTHALQFEGYPWLRVHLGSLLERLLAPLAERIGVLETVRRVAENLRTGGRSLELVMSREQREAFDRMQAAMSVVEGYSDYVMHRVGSRMVPGYGHLSRRMAQSRLHRPPLESAIFRMTGMDMKLEQYRLGERFADAVARRQGMEGLNRVWERPENLPSLRELYDPGLWMLRMEAS; from the coding sequence GTGCGGGACGAGGCGATGATCTCCTGGGGCGCGGCGCGGACCATAGCCGTGGCGGTCGCCGCGCGCAGCGAGACCCCTCCCGCCTCCGGCTTCGACTACCCGGCGGCGGTGGAGAAGGCCACGGATGCCCTCTCCGGGTTCACCGGCATAGAGCCCCCGCGATCACCGGCCGGCGAGCGCCAGCTCCGGGTCGCCGACCGCGCCGAGTGGATAGACTTCAACATCGAGGGCTTCGGGGCCCTTATGGAGCCCGTGCTGAAGAGGGCCGCCCAGAACGCCGGGGCCCTGGCCCTGGCGTTCGGCGGGGTGACGCTCACCGCCCAGGTGGGGCTCCTGCTGGGCTTTCTCTCCTCCCGGGTGCTGGGCCAGTACGACACCGGTCCGCTGCTGGCGAGAGAGCGGGCCGGGCGCCCGGGCAAGGTCTTCTTCCTCGACGGCAACATCTCCGCGGCGGCCGCCCGGCTGCGGGTGCCGGCCGACGGGATGCGGCTCTGGATCGTGCTCCACGAGATGACCCACGCCCTGCAGTTCGAGGGCTATCCCTGGCTCAGGGTTCACCTCGGAAGCCTCCTGGAGAGGCTCCTCGCCCCGCTTGCCGAGCGCATCGGCGTGCTCGAGACCGTCCGGAGGGTGGCAGAGAACCTCAGGACTGGCGGCCGCTCCCTGGAGCTCGTGATGAGCCGGGAGCAGCGCGAGGCCTTCGACCGGATGCAGGCTGCGATGTCCGTGGTCGAGGGGTACTCGGACTACGTGATGCACCGGGTGGGGAGCCGGATGGTGCCGGGCTACGGACACCTCAGCCGGCGCATGGCCCAGAGCCGGCTGCACCGGCCGCCGCTGGAGTCGGCCATCTTCCGCATGACCGGGATGGACATGAAGCTGGAGCAGTACAGACTCGGCGAGCGGTTCGCGGACGCCGTGGCCCGGCGGCAGGGGATGGAGGGCCTCAACCGGGTCTGGGAGCGCCCGGAGAACCTCCCCTCGCTGCGCGAGCTCTACGACCCGGGGCTCTGGATGCTCAGGATGGAGGCTTCCTGA
- a CDS encoding Sec-independent protein translocase subunit TatA/TatB: MFGVGPQEIVIIGLLVLIVFGPSKLPQMARDFGRFVGEARRSIDEFKEELTAGYEEEPEERGNRSPARKGRERDL; the protein is encoded by the coding sequence ATGTTCGGCGTGGGCCCTCAGGAGATCGTGATCATCGGCCTGCTCGTCCTGATCGTCTTCGGACCGAGCAAGCTGCCCCAGATGGCCCGCGACTTCGGGCGCTTCGTGGGCGAAGCCCGCCGCTCCATAGACGAGTTCAAGGAGGAGCTCACCGCCGGCTACGAGGAGGAACCCGAAGAACGGGGGAACAGATCCCCGGCCAGGAAGGGGCGGGAGAGAGACCTCTAA
- a CDS encoding 3'-5' exoribonuclease YhaM family protein: MALRKESFWAKDLRPGEGISSTFLATDAAVRNDSRGVPYLSLRLVDRTGSVDARMWRLTSELRRGLPDPCYVRVEGQTHDYRGTLQVKIERLRVLGREEVEPQDYLPASELDREEMSREILEAGEELRNEHLRDLFLLMVSDEELWRAFCEAPAAKGMHHARIGGLLEHSVRCLRLARSVAELYPVDRDLLIFGAIFHDVGKVRELSWGEGGFSYTTEGRLQGHVVLGERLVGSYIARLPDFPEELALHVSHILLSHQGELAYGSPQEPKTLEALLVHFIDNLDARAEMYLESTRNVSAGGWSHHENALGRALFVPERPPEEG, translated from the coding sequence TTGGCCCTGAGGAAGGAGAGCTTCTGGGCGAAGGATCTCAGGCCGGGTGAAGGAATAAGCTCGACGTTTCTGGCGACGGACGCCGCGGTGCGCAACGACAGCCGCGGCGTCCCCTACCTCTCGCTGCGGCTGGTGGACCGCACGGGCTCGGTGGACGCCAGGATGTGGAGGCTCACGAGCGAGCTGCGCCGGGGGCTTCCCGACCCCTGCTACGTCAGGGTCGAGGGGCAGACCCACGACTACCGGGGAACCCTGCAGGTGAAGATAGAGCGCCTGCGGGTTTTGGGTCGCGAGGAGGTGGAGCCGCAGGACTACCTCCCGGCGAGCGAACTGGACCGGGAGGAGATGTCCCGCGAGATCCTGGAGGCCGGGGAGGAGCTGCGCAACGAGCACCTGCGGGACCTCTTTCTGCTGATGGTCTCGGACGAGGAGCTCTGGCGGGCCTTCTGCGAGGCTCCGGCGGCCAAGGGCATGCACCATGCCCGCATCGGGGGCCTGCTGGAGCACTCGGTCCGCTGTCTCCGGCTGGCCCGCTCGGTGGCCGAGCTGTACCCGGTGGACCGGGACCTCCTCATCTTCGGGGCTATCTTTCACGACGTCGGGAAGGTACGGGAGCTCTCGTGGGGGGAGGGCGGCTTCTCCTATACCACGGAGGGGCGTCTGCAGGGGCACGTCGTCCTCGGGGAGCGGCTCGTGGGCTCTTACATCGCGCGGCTGCCGGACTTTCCCGAGGAGCTGGCGCTGCACGTCTCGCACATCCTCCTCTCCCATCAGGGAGAGCTGGCGTACGGCTCCCCGCAGGAGCCGAAGACCCTGGAGGCCCTCCTGGTGCACTTCATAGACAACCTGGATGCCCGGGCCGAGATGTATCTGGAGAGCACGCGCAACGTGAGCGCGGGGGGCTGGAGCCACCACGAGAACGCCCTGGGAAGGGCTCTGTTCGTCCCGGAGCGCCCCCCGGAGGAGGGTTAG
- a CDS encoding carbohydrate ABC transporter permease has protein sequence MASATASRGARGALGTVVFYVFLVVFVLVSLFPLIWVFKMSIITKSELFASPPTILPQDPTASSYATIFGDADFRKALVNSTIISGVTTVVCLFFGAIAAYAIARLRFHFKSLIMTLILAISFFPAVAIIAPLFVQFSQLGLIDTYWAAIIADTVFALPLTVWILVAFFKELPRDLEEAAKVDGATTLQAFRMVIVPLAAPGVFTAAILTFIFAWNEFLFANTFLFTPNTQPVTVVIPNFATVYTTDYGAQAAAAVVVTIPLVILVLIFQRRIVSGLTAGAVKG, from the coding sequence ATGGCAAGTGCGACGGCATCCAGGGGTGCCCGGGGAGCTCTCGGCACCGTTGTCTTCTACGTTTTCCTGGTGGTCTTCGTCCTGGTGAGCCTCTTCCCGCTCATCTGGGTGTTCAAGATGAGCATCATCACCAAGAGCGAGCTCTTCGCCTCGCCGCCCACCATCCTGCCCCAGGACCCGACGGCCTCCTCCTACGCCACCATCTTCGGCGACGCCGACTTCCGCAAGGCGCTGGTCAACAGCACCATCATCTCCGGGGTGACCACCGTGGTGTGCCTCTTCTTCGGGGCCATAGCCGCCTACGCGATCGCCCGGCTCAGGTTCCACTTCAAGAGCCTGATCATGACGCTCATCCTGGCCATAAGCTTCTTCCCGGCGGTCGCGATCATCGCCCCGCTCTTCGTCCAGTTCAGCCAGCTCGGCCTCATAGACACCTACTGGGCGGCGATCATCGCCGACACCGTCTTCGCCCTGCCGCTGACGGTGTGGATCCTGGTGGCGTTCTTCAAGGAGCTGCCGCGGGACCTGGAGGAGGCGGCGAAGGTGGACGGGGCGACGACGCTGCAGGCCTTCAGGATGGTCATCGTGCCGCTGGCGGCGCCGGGGGTCTTCACCGCGGCCATCCTGACGTTCATCTTCGCCTGGAACGAGTTCCTCTTCGCCAACACCTTTCTGTTCACCCCCAACACCCAGCCGGTGACGGTCGTGATCCCGAACTTCGCCACGGTCTACACCACCGACTACGGCGCCCAGGCGGCCGCCGCGGTGGTGGTGACGATCCCGCTGGTGATCCTGGTCCTGATCTTCCAGCGCCGGATAGTCTCGGGGCTGACCGCCGGAGCGGTGAAGGGCTAG
- a CDS encoding carbohydrate ABC transporter permease codes for MVLPALLIILVVAFFPVVSSIWLSLHQATVTNTGAFVGLENYVEMFQNDDFVEGLSNTVIFTVVSVGLEFVIGLAIALAINRAFRGRGLVRAAVLVPWAFPTVISAVMWRLMFQDQVGIINYVANALGIISQPILSDRTLLLIAAILVDVWKTTPFMALLLLAGLQVIPGDVYEAAKVDGANVLQRFFSITLPLLKPAILVAVLFRTLDAYRVYDLFWAMSNRELESLSTFVYKAVRVSQLLFAQGNAAAVFVFVTSFLIALLFIKGFGMQTSAGD; via the coding sequence ATGGTGCTGCCGGCGCTCCTCATCATCCTCGTCGTCGCCTTCTTCCCCGTCGTTTCTTCCATCTGGCTGAGCCTGCACCAGGCCACGGTCACCAACACCGGAGCCTTCGTGGGGCTCGAGAACTACGTCGAGATGTTCCAGAACGACGACTTCGTCGAGGGGCTCAGCAACACGGTCATCTTCACGGTGGTCAGTGTGGGTCTGGAGTTCGTCATCGGGCTCGCGATAGCACTGGCCATCAACCGGGCGTTCCGGGGGCGGGGTCTGGTGCGGGCGGCGGTGCTGGTACCCTGGGCGTTCCCGACGGTGATCTCGGCGGTCATGTGGCGGCTGATGTTCCAGGATCAGGTCGGGATCATCAACTACGTGGCCAACGCGCTCGGGATCATCAGCCAGCCGATCCTCTCCGACCGGACGCTGCTGCTGATCGCGGCCATCCTGGTGGACGTGTGGAAGACCACGCCGTTCATGGCGCTCCTTCTGCTCGCCGGGCTCCAGGTCATCCCCGGCGACGTCTACGAGGCGGCCAAGGTGGACGGGGCCAACGTCCTGCAGCGCTTTTTCAGCATCACGCTGCCGCTGCTCAAGCCCGCCATTCTGGTGGCGGTGCTCTTCAGGACGCTCGACGCCTACAGGGTCTACGACCTGTTCTGGGCGATGAGCAACCGGGAGCTGGAGTCCCTCTCCACCTTCGTGTACAAGGCGGTGAGGGTCAGCCAGCTGCTCTTCGCGCAGGGGAACGCGGCGGCGGTGTTCGTGTTCGTCACCTCGTTCCTGATCGCGCTGCTGTTCATAAAGGGCTTCGGTATGCAGACTTCGGCGGGGGATTAG
- a CDS encoding ABC transporter substrate-binding protein — protein sequence MTERRRAEKAGGVLRRRLGRREFLRLGGASLAGAALLGVAACGGGGGGPQRAEDGSILFNFSFGPDPSGTLQELVKRFNERYAGEYKANWREMPAQTEQYFDRLRTQFQAGGGDIALIGGDVIWPAQFAANGWIADLSERFPESERDKFLEGPIEANTYEGKIYGVPWFTDAGMLYYRKDLLEESGFSEPPKTWEELKEMALRIKQDSGVKFGFVFQGADYEGGVVDGLEYIWTHGGEVLDPQDSTRVVIDSPESVAGLKTERSMIEEGVAPEAVVNYAEMESHTAFLNGDAVFMRNWPYVYALSSDPKQSKIKPEQIDIARLPAAEGQESVSGLGGWNFYINAAMDEETQNAAWEFVQFATAPEQQKFRALEGSFLPTLKELYEDQEILDRVPVIALGKEAILSTRPRPVSPYYSDMSLKMAEQFNASLKGEVSPEEAIGTLQEELQNIVDQGG from the coding sequence GTGACGGAGAGGAGAAGGGCGGAGAAGGCCGGCGGGGTTCTCCGCCGCAGACTAGGCCGGCGTGAGTTCCTCAGGCTTGGCGGGGCCTCGCTCGCGGGCGCGGCGCTTCTGGGGGTCGCGGCCTGCGGCGGAGGCGGGGGAGGTCCCCAGCGGGCCGAGGACGGCAGCATCCTCTTCAACTTCTCCTTCGGGCCGGACCCTTCGGGGACCCTGCAGGAGCTGGTGAAGAGGTTCAACGAGCGGTATGCGGGCGAGTACAAGGCCAACTGGCGCGAGATGCCCGCCCAGACCGAGCAGTACTTCGACCGCCTCAGAACCCAGTTCCAGGCCGGCGGGGGGGACATAGCCCTCATCGGGGGCGACGTCATCTGGCCGGCGCAGTTCGCGGCGAACGGCTGGATAGCCGACCTCTCAGAGCGCTTCCCCGAGTCCGAGAGAGATAAGTTCCTCGAAGGTCCCATCGAGGCCAACACCTACGAGGGCAAGATCTACGGGGTGCCGTGGTTCACCGACGCCGGCATGCTCTACTACCGCAAAGACCTCCTGGAAGAGAGCGGCTTCTCCGAGCCCCCGAAAACCTGGGAGGAGCTCAAGGAGATGGCGCTGCGCATCAAGCAGGATTCGGGGGTCAAGTTTGGTTTCGTCTTCCAGGGAGCGGACTACGAGGGCGGGGTCGTGGACGGGCTGGAGTACATCTGGACGCATGGGGGGGAGGTGCTCGACCCGCAGGATTCCACCAGGGTCGTCATAGACAGCCCCGAGTCGGTGGCGGGGCTAAAGACCGAGCGGAGCATGATAGAGGAGGGGGTGGCTCCTGAGGCGGTGGTCAACTACGCGGAGATGGAGTCGCACACCGCCTTTCTCAACGGCGATGCCGTCTTCATGCGCAACTGGCCGTACGTCTACGCCCTCTCCAGCGACCCCAAGCAGTCCAAGATAAAGCCCGAGCAGATAGACATCGCCCGGCTTCCCGCCGCCGAGGGGCAGGAGAGCGTCAGCGGGCTGGGGGGATGGAACTTCTACATCAACGCTGCGATGGACGAGGAGACCCAGAACGCGGCCTGGGAGTTCGTGCAGTTCGCCACCGCCCCCGAGCAGCAGAAGTTCCGGGCGCTCGAGGGCTCCTTCCTGCCCACGCTCAAGGAGCTCTACGAGGACCAGGAGATTCTGGACAGGGTCCCGGTCATAGCGCTCGGCAAGGAGGCCATCCTCAGCACCCGCCCGCGCCCCGTCTCGCCGTACTACTCGGACATGTCTTTGAAGATGGCCGAGCAGTTCAACGCCTCGCTCAAGGGCGAGGTCTCTCCGGAGGAGGCCATAGGCACCCTGCAGGAGGAGCTGCAGAACATCGTGGACCAGGGCGGCTAG
- a CDS encoding ABC transporter ATP-binding protein: MAEVTLENVTKVYGEDVVAVRDMNLDIPDGEFVVFVGPSGCGKSTALRMIAGLEDISSGKIFIGDELVNDKPPRERDIAMVFQNYALYPHMNVRENMGFALKLRKMPKDEINRRVEEAARILGIERFLDRKPKALSGGQRQRVALGRAIVREPKAFLMDEPLSNLDAKLRVQMRTEIAKLHNRIGTTTIYVTHDQTEAMTMADRIVVLKDGVVQQIAPPQEMYDHPENIFVAGFIGSPAMNFILARLEREDSGFVATFGRTRVPIREEALRFARERGRELEAYVGREVVLGIRPEHIEDARFAEGADSRESTMEVEPQVIESMGSEKYVYFDVPREQHAHTRTIDEMEAEVGTGGGEAESEAAVGSGGESGELMVARVSAESDAREGHKVQLVIDSSKVHLFDPETEKAIL, from the coding sequence ATGGCCGAGGTAACGCTCGAGAACGTCACCAAGGTCTACGGCGAGGACGTGGTGGCGGTCAGGGACATGAACCTCGACATCCCCGACGGGGAGTTCGTGGTCTTCGTCGGGCCTTCGGGGTGCGGCAAGAGCACGGCGCTGAGGATGATCGCCGGGCTAGAGGACATCTCGAGCGGCAAGATCTTCATCGGCGACGAGCTGGTGAACGACAAGCCGCCGCGCGAGCGCGACATCGCCATGGTCTTTCAGAACTACGCGCTGTACCCACACATGAACGTCCGGGAGAACATGGGCTTCGCGCTCAAGCTCAGGAAGATGCCCAAGGACGAGATAAACCGCCGGGTCGAGGAGGCGGCGCGCATCCTCGGCATAGAGCGCTTCCTCGACCGCAAGCCCAAGGCGCTCTCCGGCGGTCAGCGGCAGCGGGTCGCTCTGGGGCGGGCCATCGTGCGGGAGCCCAAGGCCTTCCTCATGGACGAGCCCCTCAGCAACCTGGACGCCAAGCTCCGGGTGCAGATGCGCACGGAGATCGCCAAGCTGCACAACAGGATCGGGACCACCACCATCTACGTCACCCACGACCAGACCGAGGCCATGACGATGGCCGACAGGATAGTGGTGCTCAAGGATGGGGTGGTGCAGCAGATAGCCCCGCCGCAGGAGATGTATGACCATCCGGAGAACATCTTCGTGGCGGGGTTCATAGGCTCTCCCGCGATGAACTTCATCCTGGCTCGCCTCGAGCGGGAGGATTCGGGGTTCGTGGCCACCTTCGGCCGGACCCGGGTGCCGATCCGCGAGGAGGCGCTGCGCTTCGCCAGGGAGCGCGGCCGGGAGCTCGAGGCCTACGTCGGCAGGGAGGTCGTCCTCGGGATAAGGCCCGAGCACATCGAGGACGCTCGTTTCGCCGAGGGTGCGGATTCCCGGGAGAGCACCATGGAGGTCGAGCCGCAGGTCATAGAGAGCATGGGGAGCGAGAAGTACGTCTACTTCGACGTCCCCCGGGAGCAGCACGCACATACCCGGACCATCGACGAAATGGAGGCCGAGGTCGGGACCGGCGGCGGGGAAGCCGAGTCTGAGGCCGCAGTCGGCAGTGGCGGGGAGAGCGGGGAGCTCATGGTTGCCCGGGTCTCGGCGGAGAGCGACGCCCGGGAGGGGCACAAGGTGCAGCTGGTCATCGACTCCTCCAAGGTCCATCTCTTCGACCCCGAGACCGAGAAGGCCATACTGTAG
- a CDS encoding glycoside hydrolase family 3 protein, whose product MRVAALLSLFVLLAGCSGKAGRTSVGEEPARTGGGGDPARNMSVREMVGQMFVVSPGGTEPDYYIRKMIRERNVGGVLLFGYNMRSLPQVRRLTGELQRLSMATEPAVPLLVAVDQEGGEVQSAPWVSPQPAAAEIGASGDPEAARRAAERIGRELREAGINTDLAPVVDTGFGAAIGSRSYGEDPRLVARMGAAAVEGFEAAGVISAAKHFPNHGPATSDSHSSLPIVDHDMDTVLSHDLPPFEAAVRAGVPMVMVGHLLYPAIDPENPASLSPEAIRLLRDRLGFRGVVITDDLAMAGARRGESVARTAVRAVSAGADMLIVSSPPQQQAEAYDAVVRAVQSGRILEQRVRESVRRILKMKEDYNLYARH is encoded by the coding sequence GTGCGCGTGGCCGCGCTTTTGTCTCTGTTCGTGCTACTCGCCGGGTGCTCCGGGAAGGCGGGGCGCACTTCGGTGGGGGAAGAGCCCGCAAGGACCGGCGGGGGCGGGGATCCGGCCCGGAACATGAGCGTCCGGGAGATGGTGGGCCAGATGTTCGTGGTCAGCCCCGGCGGCACCGAGCCCGACTACTACATACGGAAGATGATCCGGGAGCGCAACGTCGGCGGGGTGCTGCTCTTCGGCTACAACATGCGGAGTCTTCCACAGGTTCGGCGCCTCACCGGGGAGCTGCAGCGGCTCTCGATGGCCACCGAGCCCGCCGTACCCCTCCTCGTCGCGGTGGACCAGGAGGGAGGCGAGGTACAGAGCGCCCCCTGGGTCTCTCCCCAGCCTGCGGCGGCCGAGATAGGGGCCTCCGGTGATCCCGAGGCGGCCCGTCGGGCCGCCGAGCGCATCGGGAGGGAACTGCGCGAGGCCGGGATCAACACGGATCTCGCACCCGTCGTGGACACCGGCTTCGGGGCCGCGATCGGCAGCCGCTCCTACGGCGAGGACCCGCGCCTGGTGGCCCGGATGGGGGCGGCGGCGGTGGAGGGCTTCGAGGCGGCCGGCGTGATCTCTGCGGCAAAACACTTCCCCAACCACGGCCCGGCCACCTCCGACTCCCACTCGAGCCTCCCGATCGTGGACCACGACATGGACACCGTGCTCTCCCACGACCTGCCGCCGTTCGAGGCGGCCGTCCGGGCCGGGGTCCCCATGGTGATGGTAGGACACCTCCTCTACCCCGCCATCGACCCGGAGAACCCCGCCAGCCTCTCCCCGGAGGCCATCCGCCTCCTGCGCGACCGGCTCGGCTTCCGCGGCGTGGTGATAACCGACGACCTGGCCATGGCCGGCGCCCGCCGCGGAGAGAGCGTGGCCCGGACGGCCGTCCGGGCCGTCTCCGCCGGGGCGGACATGCTCATCGTCTCCAGCCCGCCCCAGCAGCAGGCCGAGGCCTACGACGCCGTCGTGCGCGCCGTGCAGTCCGGCAGGATCCTCGAGCAGCGGGTGCGGGAGTCCGTCCGGCGGATCCTGAAGATGAAGGAGGATTACAACCTATATGCAAGGCATTAA
- a CDS encoding DEAD/DEAH box helicase, whose protein sequence is MIELFYDAGTLVAAGEGARELPEPFVWDGRTREWRAPAAAYRKTVLRMREAGLPHVDRAAAFERLNLESRVALEPRPYQREALAAWRREGLRGVVVLPTGAGKTAVAVEAIEKTGRSTLVVVPTLALLKQWYSVLVDAFGTSVRVGLLGGGYHEVTPLTVTTYDSAYIHVERYGDRFALVVYDEVHHLPAEKYAVVPRMLLAPYALGLTATPERPDGRHALLAELVGPVVYRRSPEELAGSYLAPYELVRIPIELTAHERFEYARADAVYRDFLRKHRLQIRSPEDWQRFILVASTSHSGGREALLAARKRREIQNSAVRKVATLENLLKKHWNDRCIVFTKSVEEVYALSRRFLLPGLTYETPARERKEILDRFREGRYRAIIASDVLNEGVDVPEAGVGIILAGSASRREYVQRLGRLLRPREGKRAVLYELVSRETGEEFAARRRRGEGF, encoded by the coding sequence GTGATAGAGCTGTTCTACGATGCCGGAACGCTGGTGGCGGCGGGGGAGGGGGCGAGGGAGCTCCCCGAGCCCTTCGTGTGGGACGGGCGGACCCGGGAGTGGCGGGCTCCCGCGGCGGCCTACCGGAAGACGGTGTTGCGGATGCGGGAGGCCGGCCTCCCGCACGTCGACCGGGCCGCCGCGTTCGAGCGGCTAAACCTCGAGTCGCGGGTCGCCCTGGAGCCCCGTCCCTACCAGCGGGAGGCCCTCGCCGCCTGGCGCCGGGAGGGGCTCCGGGGCGTCGTGGTGCTCCCCACGGGGGCCGGGAAGACCGCGGTGGCGGTGGAGGCCATCGAGAAGACGGGGCGGAGCACGCTCGTGGTGGTGCCGACGCTGGCCCTGCTCAAGCAGTGGTACTCGGTGCTCGTGGATGCCTTCGGAACCTCGGTGAGGGTGGGGCTGCTCGGCGGCGGATATCACGAGGTCACCCCGCTGACCGTCACCACCTACGACTCGGCCTACATCCACGTCGAGCGCTACGGCGACCGCTTCGCGCTGGTGGTCTACGACGAAGTGCACCACCTGCCGGCGGAGAAGTACGCCGTCGTCCCCAGGATGCTGCTCGCCCCCTACGCCCTCGGGCTCACCGCCACCCCCGAGCGTCCCGACGGACGTCACGCGCTCCTGGCCGAGCTCGTCGGGCCGGTCGTCTACCGCCGCTCGCCCGAAGAGCTCGCCGGGAGCTACCTCGCCCCCTACGAGCTCGTACGCATCCCCATCGAGCTCACCGCGCACGAGCGGTTCGAGTACGCCCGGGCCGACGCCGTCTACAGGGACTTCCTCAGGAAACACCGGCTCCAGATCCGCTCCCCCGAGGACTGGCAGCGCTTCATCCTCGTCGCCTCCACCAGCCACTCCGGGGGAAGGGAGGCGTTGCTCGCGGCGCGCAAAAGGCGCGAGATCCAGAACTCCGCCGTCCGCAAGGTCGCCACGCTGGAGAACCTCCTGAAAAAACACTGGAACGACCGGTGTATCGTGTTCACCAAAAGCGTCGAGGAGGTCTACGCCCTCTCCCGGCGGTTTTTGCTGCCCGGGCTAACCTACGAGACCCCGGCCCGGGAGAGGAAGGAGATCCTGGACCGCTTCCGGGAGGGCCGCTACCGGGCGATCATCGCCTCCGACGTGCTGAACGAAGGCGTGGACGTGCCGGAGGCGGGGGTGGGGATCATCCTGGCGGGAAGCGCCTCGCGCCGGGAGTACGTGCAGCGGCTCGGGCGGCTCCTGCGGCCGCGGGAGGGCAAGCGGGCGGTGCTCTACGAGCTGGTGAGCCGCGAGACGGGCGAGGAGTTCGCCGCCCGGCGGCGGCGCGGGGAGGGGTTCTAG